A region of the Serinicoccus profundi genome:
GACGCGTTCACCGACAGGGATGCTGGTCAAGACCTTGGACATGCCACGAGTGTATGCGTTGGTCCGCATAGATATGCAATCCGCAGGTCAGGAGGCTCTTCCCCTGGGGGTCGAGGCGTGGTGAGATGGGGTATGCGCCGGCTCGCCGACCTCGTGGCCGCCCCGGAGGAGGCCTCGGCCGGCCGAGGGTGGCGGGCGCTGCCCCTCGCCTGGCGGACGCTGCTCGCCGGATGGCGACCCGACCTCGTCAACCTCGTGCGGATGACGACCGCCGCGGTGCTGGCCTACGTCATCACCCGCCTCGTGACGGTCGGTCCGATCGACCTCACCTGTGCCCTGACCGCCATCCTCGTGACCCAGGCCAGCGCGACCGGCTCGCTGCGGATGGGGATGGTGCGTGTCGGCGCGGTGCTCACCGGCATCGGCGTCGCCCTCGTGGTCTCCATCTGGGTCGGGCTCACGTGGTGGTCGCTGGCGATCGTCATCTTCGCCTCACTGCTGCTCGGCAGCCTCTTCCGGCTCGGGCCCCAGGCGCTGGAGACCCCCATCAGCGGCATGCTCATCCTCGGGGCGTCGCTGCAGAACACCGCCGCCGAGACGCGGGTCCTCACGACGCTCATCGGCGCCGGGGTCGGCATCCTGCTGCCTCTCCTGTGGCCCCCGGCCATCCCGCTCGGCCGGGCGAGCGCCTCCGTCCGGGCCGTGGCCCGACGGCTCTCCGAGGTGTTCAGCGCCGCTGCCGCGGACCTCGACGAGGCGCCGCTGACCGGTGACGCGCTCGCCGAGCACCTACGCGCCGCGCGCGACGTGGGTGACGACCTGGGCCGGGCGGGCGAGCTGGTGGGCCAGGTGGAAGAGATGTGGCAGTGGAACACGCGCACCCTCGGCCGGGCGGACGTGAGTCCCCTGCTCCGCTCCGGCCTCGACGCCCTGCAGGACTGCGCCGCGGCCAGCCGGGCGCTCTTCATCGCCTTGGCGCAGGAGGCACCGAGCCGCACGGAGGGCGGACAGGTCGCCACCCCCGAGTTCTCGGACGAGGTGCGCGCCGCCATGTCCGTCGTCCTCGGGGACGTCGGGGCCTGCATCGACTCCTTCGGTCAGCTGGTGGAGGCCGAGATCTCCGGACAGGAGCAGCACCGTCGCGAGCGCCTCGACCACAACGTGGAGCTGCTGCGGGAGACCCGCGCGATCCTCACCGAGCTGATGTTGATGGAGTCCGACGGTGGCCCGACCGACCAGTGGCTGCTGCGCGGGTCCATCCTGCGGGCCGTCGACCGGATCCTGCAGGTGCTGGACGCACCGGCTCGAGCCAGACAGCACGCTCGGTGGCGGGACGGGCAGGGAGACCGGCCACTCCCCGGCCCCGCGACGTCACAGGAGTTCGTCCCGCTCGACCGCGCCCTGCTCACCTCGGTGCGACGAGCTGGACGCCGGGCCCGTTTTCCCGGCCGCCGGTGACGAGTCAGTCTGGGTAGAGGACCTCATCGGGTGGCGTGTCGGGACAGGCATCGAAGAGCTCGTTATCCTGCTCGGCAGCGACCAGTGCTTCGAGCTGCTCGAAGACCGCCTCCTCCGAGAGCGGGCTCCACACCTGATACCCCGTGCGCGCGTAGTCATCGACGAACACCTCGTAGGACGGGGGCGCCGCTGTTTCAACACCAAGCTCCCGAAGACAAGAGATGGTCTCCTCAACCCGCCAGTCGTAGAGGAGACGCAACTGCTCCAGGTTGTAGGGCTCTAGGTATTTGTGCTCCAGGGGGTATTGCGTGGAGCAGACATAACCGGCGACCTTGAGCGCATCTTCCTGAGACGGGTCGAACTCGATGCCTCGCTGGCCATGAACATCGACTGAACTGGGGAAGCCCTGCTCCTCCATACACGAGTGGTAGATGTCGTTGATCTCCTCCGGGCCAACTGCGCGGACGGTCTCAACTTCTGGGCGCATGCTCTCGGGGAGGCCTAACTCTTGCCAGGCAGCGTCTTGAGCCTCGGCTTCCGTTCGTGGGCGCTCCGGTGCAGCCGCGGCGACCGCGGAACTCAACGCCTGGTCGTCCCACTCCGCAGTGGCGGGTGCTGACTCAGCAGCGCTGGGCTGCACGGACGAAGACGCGCGCGCGACAGGCTCTTGGCTCTGAGTGGCAGCACAACCTGACAACCCCAGGTGGATTGTGACAATGAAGGCGACTTTCGTCATGCCGAACGAGGGCATCGACCAGTCCTTCACTGGGGGCGCGTGTAGCAATACCGTCGCGCGATCTCGAAACTCTCATAAGGGGTGCTGTTCGACATGTTCCATGAGCCACTCACGTACGGCGATCGCGTCCGGAAATCATGCTGGGTCGTATAGGTGTAGGCCACTCCTGAGCCACTGCTGGGATAGTAGGTATGCACGTGCTTCAGGTAACTATAGGTGTTGCTGTGAAGATTGGTTGAGTACTGTGACCCACAGTTTCCCCCCGACGCATAGCCTGCCTGCGCGCCAGAAGCCTGCACCATGAGCAGGACCATAGCTCCGCAGAGTGCGAAGAACTTCTTGCCAACTCCCATCACTTCCCCTTCCTCAAGCGCCCCTGAGGGCGAGGATCGATGTCCCACCAACTCTCGAGTGACCTGGTTGCCGACAACCTTTCCCCCCCCCCCGGCTTCCATGTCAAGAAGGGAGAGGCAATCTGTTCAAGATCGCCGCTTGCCGGCCTTCGCTGGTCACTCATCGCCCCGCAGCTGAAAGCGGGAGAGCCGCCAACCAGCGGCAGCGACACCCACCACCAGCAGCACCAGGGCCGCGACGACGGCATAGGCCACCGTCAGGTCGGCCACCGGAAGGTCGACGTCGGCGGCAGCCTCCCCGAGCCGCTCGGCGATCGAGCGGACCGAGACATAGCGCAGGCCGGACAGGAAGCGACCGAGGAGCTGCTCCACCACGAGCACGTAGAGCAGACCGGCGATCATGCCGTGCCGGGTCGCGGCCGACAGAGCCGTGAACAACGCGGTGTAAAGAAGGGTGGCGGCCCCCCCGGTGACCAGCGAGACGATGACCCACCGGTCGCTGAGCCCCCCGGCCACCGAGGCGCCGAGCAGACCACCCACCGCCGCCACCGTCGCGACCCCCGCTGCCGCGGCATACTTCGAGGCGGCCACGGCATACCTGCTCACCGGGGTGGAGAGGAGGTAGACGACCGATCCGTCGTCGATCTCCGGACCGAGGACGCCGTTGGCCGCGAGCAGCGCCACCAGCGGCACGACGAGGGCGATGCCGACCTCGACGATCACGGCGTCGGCCGACACGGGCTCACCGGTGAGCACCCGGAGCACCCCCGAGAGCACCACGAGGAGCACCGGCAGGGCGAGGATCACCAGGCCGCGGCGCTGACCGACGAGCGCCTGGAGCGCGAGTCTCATGATCGTGACGTTCATGACTGCACCAGGTAGGTGAACACCGACTCCAGGCTCTCGTCCGAGGGCGCGAGCTCGCGCACCGTGATGCCGGCGGATCTCGCCAGCCGGGGCAGGGCGCGGCAGAAGGCACCCATGTCGGTCACCTCCACCGTGATCGCCTCACCGGTCCCGACGCGTCCCAGCGCGACCGATCGCACGCTGTCCTGACCCATGAGGGTCGCGGCGAGGGCGCGGTCGTCGGTCGAGCGCACGACGTAGTGGCTGGGCCGGTCGGTCATGAGCCGGCGGATCGCCCCGAAGTCGCCGCTGGCGGCGTGCCGACCGGAGACGACGACCTCGATGTGGCGTGCGATCTGCTCGACCTCCTCCAGGATGTGGCTGGAGAAGAGGACCGTGCGGCCCTGCTCCCCCATCCGGGTCAGGAGCTCCATGAGGTGCATCCGCTGCCGCGGGTCGACGCCGTTGAACGGCTCGTCGAGCAGGAGCACCGTCGGCTCGTGCACGAGCGCCGAGGCGAGCTTGGCACGCTGACGCATCCCCTTGGAGTAGGTGCTGATCGACCGGTCCGCGGCGTCGGTCAGGTCGACCTCGGCGAGCGCACGGGCGGTGGCCGCGCGGGCGTCGGGGAGCCGGTTCAGCTCCGCCGAGGCCTGCACGAAGGACCGCCCGGTGAGGTAGGAGAAGCTCACCTCCCGCTCGGGCACGAGACCCAGGTCACGGTATGCCGCGACGTTGCGCCAGACGGGGGCGTCGCCGAGGCGGATCTCACCGGCCGAGGGGGCGAGGAAGCCGGCCATCATGGCGATGAGGGTGGACTTGCCGGCGCCGTTGGGGCCGAGGAGGCCGGTGACACCGGGACGGATGGTCATGGAGACGTCGTTGACGGCGACGACGTTGCCGTACCACCGGGAGACGCCGGCCAGGCTGAGGTCGGTCATCAGGCCCCCTTGCTGCGGTAGCGACGCACGAGCAGGACGAGGCCGAGCACCATGAGCGCGACCGCCGTCCCCAGGAGGAGGAGGCCGAGGCCGGTCGTCTCCGCCGGCGCCGGGAACTGGGTGGGGGCGTCGCCCAGGGCGACCTGCACGGAGTCGACGAGGACGAAGGGAGAGAGGAGGGCCGCCCAGTGGGCGAGGCTCAGCACGCCCTCTGAGCGGGCGACCTCCTGCAACCCGGCGGTCACCCCGATCCCGACGAGCAGCACCATGATCGAGCCGGCGATCGCCAGCCCGCGGCGCAGCGTCCAGGACGCGACGAGCGCAGCGACGGTGGCGACGAGCATGGCCAGCAGCACCGCACCCGCGAGGGCGACCGCGACCCGGGGGAGCTCCTCGCGCAGGGAGGCCCCCGCCGCGAGCCCGCCGATGAAGAGCACGAGCAGCGGGGTGAGCACGAAGGCGAGGATCGCCAGCACGAGCGAGGCCCAACGGGTCAGGGCGAAGGTCGTCGCCCCGAGGGGTCGGGCGAGGTAGAGGCTGATGACCCCCGAGCGCAGGTCGCGGCTGAAGAGCACAGGCGCCTGGGCCGCCACGAAGAGGACCACGAGGAAGGAGGACCCGGCGTTGTAGGCGGAGTAGGTGAGCAGGTCGGCCGAGAGCCCGATGATGCTCATGATCCCGACCTGGATGACGGCCGGGACCAGCGTCATCCCCAGCAGCGCGAAGGGCAGCACCTTGGCCTTGCCCGAGCGCCCGAAGCCGAAGACGGCCACGACCCCGGAGGCCAGGAGGGACCGGACGATGCCCGCGCGCGGGGTGCGCTCACCCGCATACCTCCGGTAACCGATGTCGTGGATGACCCCCGTGCTGTCCTGGGCGCTCATGCGGGCACCTCGTCGCGGAAGACGTCCTCGAGGCGGCCGGTGCGCGCCTGGAGCCGGACCAGGCCCACGTCGAGGTCGGCAGCAGTGTCGCGGATGAGGTCGCGCAGCGCGTCGTGGGCGAGCGCCGCGGCGTCCGGGTCGAGGGGGGCTGCGGGGCTGCCGTCGACACCGGTCTGCGGGGCGGCGGGGTCGATCTCGATGAGGGTGCCCTGGGGGCGGCAGGTGAGGCCACGGGCGGCGAGCGCCTCCCCCATCCGCTGCTGAGCCTCCCCGTCGCCGACCACCTCGACCAGGACCGTGCCGGTGTCGGCGAGGAAGCTGCGGGTCTCCTCCGAGCGCAGCAGCTGCCCGCCGTCGAGGACGACGACGTGGTCGCTGATGCGCTCCAGCTCACCGAGCAGGTGGGAGGTGACCAGCACGGGTATGCCGAAGTCGTGCCCGATGCGCTGCACCAGCGCGAGCATGTCGTCGCGGGCGGCGGGGTCGAGGCCGTTGGTGGGCTCGTCGAGCATGACCAGCTCCGGGTCGTGGACCAGGGCCTGGGCCAGCTTGGCGCGCTGCTTCATCCCGGTGGAGTAGCCGCCCATGAGGCGGTAGCGCTCCTCGGCCAGGCCGACGTGGCGCAGGACGTCCGCGGCGCGCTCCCGGGCCGCCGCGGGAGGGAGCCCGGACATGCGGCCCATGTGCACCACGAAGTCGATACAGCGCATGTCGGGGGGCAGGCAGTCGTGCTCCGGCATGTAGCCCACGACGCCCCGGATCGCCTCGCCGGCCTGGCCGATGTCGTGCCCGAGCACGGCCGCCGAGCCGGACGTGGGCACGAGGAGGCCGAGGAGGATCTTGATGAGGGTGGACTTGCCGGCGCCGTTGGCCCCGACGAGGCCGGTCACGCCGTCACCGACGTCGATGCTCAGGTCGGCCAGGGCAGGAGCCTGGGCGGAGCCGTAGCGCATCGTCAGCGCACGGGTCTGGATCACGGTCACGCCAGCGACTCTAACCGTGGCCACCGACCCACCCCAGGGGGTTATCCCCCGAGGTCCTCGCAGGGCTGCCACCAGGACCCTCGGATCGGCGGACGCCCCGGCTCCCGCGGCGATGCGGCATACCCACTCACACCAGGGCGAGCCCCAGGTGCGGCGTCTAGGCTGGGCCGATGCCCGAGGAGACCCGCTCGTTGCTCGCGCTGCCCAAGGCGCACCTGCACCTGCACTTCACCGGGTCGATGCGCGTGGACACCGTGCGCGAGCTGGCCGACAAGCACGGCCTGCGGCTGCCGCACGCGCTGACCAGCCAGTGGCCACCAGAGCTCTCCGGCCACGACGAGCGGGGGTGGTTCCGCTTCCAGCGGCTCTACGACGCCGCCCGGGCCGTGGTGCGCGACGAGGCGGACATGCGCCGGATCGTCCGCGAGGCCGCCGAGGACGACGCCGCAGAAGGGTCGCGCTGGTTGGAGATCCAGGTCGACCCAACGTCCTACGCGCCGTTCCTCGGGGGCCTCACCCCGGCGCTGGAGATCGTGCTGGACGAGGCCCGGTCGGCGAGCGCGCAGACCGGCACCCAGGTGGCGGTCGTCGTCGCGGCGTCCCGGATGAAGCACCCGCTGGACGCGCGGGCGCTGGCCCGCCTCGCGGCCAGGCACGCCGGCGACACGGCCGGCACGGTCGTGGGCTTCGGACTCTCCAACGACGAGCGTCGCGGCTGGACCGGCGACTTCGAGCCGGCCTTCCGGATCGCCGCCAAGGCGGGCCTGG
Encoded here:
- a CDS encoding ABC transporter permease subunit — protein: MRLALQALVGQRRGLVILALPVLLVVLSGVLRVLTGEPVSADAVIVEVGIALVVPLVALLAANGVLGPEIDDGSVVYLLSTPVSRYAVAASKYAAAAGVATVAAVGGLLGASVAGGLSDRWVIVSLVTGGAATLLYTALFTALSAATRHGMIAGLLYVLVVEQLLGRFLSGLRYVSVRSIAERLGEAAADVDLPVADLTVAYAVVAALVLLVVGVAAAGWRLSRFQLRGDE
- a CDS encoding ABC transporter ATP-binding protein; the encoded protein is MTDLSLAGVSRWYGNVVAVNDVSMTIRPGVTGLLGPNGAGKSTLIAMMAGFLAPSAGEIRLGDAPVWRNVAAYRDLGLVPEREVSFSYLTGRSFVQASAELNRLPDARAATARALAEVDLTDAADRSISTYSKGMRQRAKLASALVHEPTVLLLDEPFNGVDPRQRMHLMELLTRMGEQGRTVLFSSHILEEVEQIARHIEVVVSGRHAASGDFGAIRRLMTDRPSHYVVRSTDDRALAATLMGQDSVRSVALGRVGTGEAITVEVTDMGAFCRALPRLARSAGITVRELAPSDESLESVFTYLVQS
- a CDS encoding ABC transporter permease; translation: MSAQDSTGVIHDIGYRRYAGERTPRAGIVRSLLASGVVAVFGFGRSGKAKVLPFALLGMTLVPAVIQVGIMSIIGLSADLLTYSAYNAGSSFLVVLFVAAQAPVLFSRDLRSGVISLYLARPLGATTFALTRWASLVLAILAFVLTPLLVLFIGGLAAGASLREELPRVAVALAGAVLLAMLVATVAALVASWTLRRGLAIAGSIMVLLVGIGVTAGLQEVARSEGVLSLAHWAALLSPFVLVDSVQVALGDAPTQFPAPAETTGLGLLLLGTAVALMVLGLVLLVRRYRSKGA
- a CDS encoding ABC transporter ATP-binding protein, with protein sequence MTVIQTRALTMRYGSAQAPALADLSIDVGDGVTGLVGANGAGKSTLIKILLGLLVPTSGSAAVLGHDIGQAGEAIRGVVGYMPEHDCLPPDMRCIDFVVHMGRMSGLPPAAARERAADVLRHVGLAEERYRLMGGYSTGMKQRAKLAQALVHDPELVMLDEPTNGLDPAARDDMLALVQRIGHDFGIPVLVTSHLLGELERISDHVVVLDGGQLLRSEETRSFLADTGTVLVEVVGDGEAQQRMGEALAARGLTCRPQGTLIEIDPAAPQTGVDGSPAAPLDPDAAALAHDALRDLIRDTAADLDVGLVRLQARTGRLEDVFRDEVPA
- a CDS encoding FUSC family protein, whose translation is MRRLADLVAAPEEASAGRGWRALPLAWRTLLAGWRPDLVNLVRMTTAAVLAYVITRLVTVGPIDLTCALTAILVTQASATGSLRMGMVRVGAVLTGIGVALVVSIWVGLTWWSLAIVIFASLLLGSLFRLGPQALETPISGMLILGASLQNTAAETRVLTTLIGAGVGILLPLLWPPAIPLGRASASVRAVARRLSEVFSAAAADLDEAPLTGDALAEHLRAARDVGDDLGRAGELVGQVEEMWQWNTRTLGRADVSPLLRSGLDALQDCAAASRALFIALAQEAPSRTEGGQVATPEFSDEVRAAMSVVLGDVGACIDSFGQLVEAEISGQEQHRRERLDHNVELLRETRAILTELMLMESDGGPTDQWLLRGSILRAVDRILQVLDAPARARQHARWRDGQGDRPLPGPATSQEFVPLDRALLTSVRRAGRRARFPGRR
- a CDS encoding adenosine deaminase — translated: MPEETRSLLALPKAHLHLHFTGSMRVDTVRELADKHGLRLPHALTSQWPPELSGHDERGWFRFQRLYDAARAVVRDEADMRRIVREAAEDDAAEGSRWLEIQVDPTSYAPFLGGLTPALEIVLDEARSASAQTGTQVAVVVAASRMKHPLDARALARLAARHAGDTAGTVVGFGLSNDERRGWTGDFEPAFRIAAKAGLASVPHAGELLGADHVQVALDHLLPDRLGHGIRAVEDEAVLGRVVEEQVTLEVCPGSNVALGVYPSLSAVPLCRLLEVGARVALGADDPLLFGSRLADQYVSARMDHDLPDSAVAQLARGSIEGSAAPPETKRELLRQVDDWLADPA